TTTTCGCCAAGAATGAGCGGATTATTTCTTGTACATGAATTGCGCATCCTTTTTGCCCAAATACGGGAATACCCACATCAGCACAGACATAAGCAACTTTCAAATTAAACCCCCTGTTGTAAGCTAGTTTGCATCTAAGTCTATTGGTGGAGATAGGCAAGAGGCAAAAGGCAAGAGGCAAGAGGTAAGCGTTTGAGTCATTTTTAAAAACTAATAAACAACTCCCCCATGCTTCCCATACTTCCTATGCCTCCCCATCTTCCCAATTCCCAACACTTAAAATAAATTCCTCAATAAAGCAGTATTTTTGTGAATATCAAATTCTGATTCGAGTAAATGCCTTGCTGATTGAGCTAATTTCACCCTTAAATCAGATTTGTATAGAAGTTGTTTTAATGCTTCTGCTAAAGCCTTTTCGTCTTCTTGGGGTACAATCAAACCAGTTTTTCCATCTCTAATTAGTTCAGGGATACCAGTTATATTCGTACCGATACAGGGAGTGCCTAATGCCATTGCTTCCAATAACACCGTTGGTAAACCATCTCTATTACCATCTTTGGCAATAATATAAGGGGCGGCAAATACTGCGGAATTTTGTACTAATTCACAAACTTCATTTTGAGGGCGTGAACCGATTAAAATGACTTTATCTGATAAATTTAGTTCCTCTATCTGATTTTTTAGGGATGTCTCTAACTCTCCGCCTCCCACTATTTGACAGGAAAAATGACATCCCCATTGTTTGAGTAAATCACAAGCCTTAATTAAGATTGATAATCCTTTTTTTTCAACTAAACGCCCCACTGAAATAATTTTTGGTGGACGATTTTCGGGGGAAAGATAGGTAAATTTAGCCAAATCAATGCCATTGTAAATTCTTTTAACTGATTGAGCTACTTTTCCATAATTTTCCTGCAAATATTGACGGTTATAGTCACTGACAGTAACAACAATTTTACTATCTTTGATTTTATTCTGGAGATCGTTAAAATCAACACTTTGATGATAAATGTCTTTGGCGTGGGCGGTAAAAGTGTAGGGAATATTAGTAAAATGAGAGGTTAGACGAGTGACGCTAGTAGCAACCGAAGCAAAATGAGCGTGTAAATGGGTAATATTTCTCTGACGCACTTCTCTGGCTAACCATAATGCTTGATAGACAACACTTGCCCTTTCTCCTGTGGCTAAGGGGAGTTTTCGCCAAATATCGGGTATGATTTGAGCGGTTTCTTGTAATTCTGCCCAAAAGTAACTGGCGGGAGTGGGGGAAAGGGTATTAAGAAAATTACTTTTTCTGCCTTGAGTTGGTTTCTGGATATAGGTAACGGAAGCCCTAACTTGGGAAATAATATTTTGAAAATGAGTATCGCTAGGAGGGCGTAAGGCGAAAATATCGATGGCAAAACCTGCGGATTCATGGGCCAAGATTTCATTGACGATAAAGGTTTCTGAGTAACGGGGATAACGTTTTAAGATGTAAGCTATTTTACATGGCTGTTTCATTTTTCAGATAAAGATAAAAGCCTTAATTTATCATAATAATTGTAGAAGAGTCATTTATTTTTTGTGGATAATTTCAGTAAAAAGGGTACAGCTTTTTCTACCCATTGGTTAATGGGTGTGTAGTATTGGGCTTCATCCCCAAAACAAATATCTAACATCTGGGTATGAATAATACCGGGGTTAAGGGCAATGGTTGCGATACCAGATGGTAATTCTTGGGCTAATGATTGGGTTAATCCTTCTATAGCCCATTTTGAGGCACAATAGGGAGCTACTTCAGGAGAGGTCGATCGCCCCCAACCTGAGCTAAGATTAACAATGATACCCTGCTTCCTCTTCATCATTACGGGAACAACATGACGAATCACATTTGCCGTTCCTTTGATGTTAACATCAATTAAATAACTGACGTTACGCACTTATTGATGTGTTAAGTTAAGGGAGGTTTCAGGTTTCAGGTTTCAGGTTTCAGGAAATAATAAAAATGATTGAACTAAAAAGTTATCGAGATTTAACGGTTTGGCAAAAATCAATGGATTTGGTAGTAATATGTTATCAATTAACTTCTCAATTTCCCAAAACAGAAATTGATGGTTTAAGTAGTCAAATACAAAGAGCCGCAGTTTCAATTCCTGCCAACATCGCAGAAGGAAAAGGGAGAAATCATTTGGGTGATTATATTCGTCATCTTTCTATGGCAAATGGCTCACTCAAAGAATTAGAAACTCATTTGATGATTGTAGGACGATTAGGCTATCTTAACCTGAGTTCGGGATAAATTTTCATCTATGAATGATGGAGAAAAAAAGGCAAAAGGCAAGAGGCAAGAGGCGAACCCCCCTTTATCCCCCCTCGAGAGGGGGGAGGGCAAAGGAAAAATTAAGAATTAGGAATTAAAAACC
This is a stretch of genomic DNA from Cyanobacterium aponinum PCC 10605. It encodes these proteins:
- a CDS encoding glycosyltransferase; this encodes MKQPCKIAYILKRYPRYSETFIVNEILAHESAGFAIDIFALRPPSDTHFQNIISQVRASVTYIQKPTQGRKSNFLNTLSPTPASYFWAELQETAQIIPDIWRKLPLATGERASVVYQALWLAREVRQRNITHLHAHFASVATSVTRLTSHFTNIPYTFTAHAKDIYHQSVDFNDLQNKIKDSKIVVTVSDYNRQYLQENYGKVAQSVKRIYNGIDLAKFTYLSPENRPPKIISVGRLVEKKGLSILIKACDLLKQWGCHFSCQIVGGGELETSLKNQIEELNLSDKVILIGSRPQNEVCELVQNSAVFAAPYIIAKDGNRDGLPTVLLEAMALGTPCIGTNITGIPELIRDGKTGLIVPQEDEKALAEALKQLLYKSDLRVKLAQSARHLLESEFDIHKNTALLRNLF
- a CDS encoding SDR family oxidoreductase, with the translated sequence MRNVSYLIDVNIKGTANVIRHVVPVMMKRKQGIIVNLSSGWGRSTSPEVAPYCASKWAIEGLTQSLAQELPSGIATIALNPGIIHTQMLDICFGDEAQYYTPINQWVEKAVPFLLKLSTKNK
- a CDS encoding four helix bundle protein → MIELKSYRDLTVWQKSMDLVVICYQLTSQFPKTEIDGLSSQIQRAAVSIPANIAEGKGRNHLGDYIRHLSMANGSLKELETHLMIVGRLGYLNLSSG